Proteins from a single region of Sinorhizobium alkalisoli:
- the ruvA gene encoding Holliday junction branch migration protein RuvA: MIGKLKGTIDEIGEDYVVLDVHGVGYVAHCSARTLSKLGSAGEAAALFIETYVREDQLRLFGFLTALEREWFRLLQTVQGVGSKVALALLSTLTPSELANAVALQDKTSVARAPGVGPKVAVRIVTELKNKAPAFAGEMSASIGFKQELGEGGASAPVADAVSALTNLGYSRDQAANAVAAALKNGGEGGDSAKLIRLGLKELAR; the protein is encoded by the coding sequence ATGATCGGTAAACTCAAGGGCACCATCGACGAGATCGGCGAGGATTACGTCGTGCTCGATGTGCATGGCGTCGGCTATGTCGCCCATTGTTCGGCGCGCACGCTTTCGAAGCTCGGATCGGCGGGGGAGGCGGCGGCGCTCTTCATCGAGACCTATGTGCGCGAGGACCAATTGAGGCTTTTCGGTTTCCTGACGGCGCTCGAGCGCGAATGGTTCCGCCTGCTGCAAACGGTCCAGGGAGTGGGATCGAAGGTGGCGCTGGCGCTGCTTTCGACACTGACGCCAAGCGAACTTGCCAATGCCGTCGCGCTGCAGGACAAGACTTCGGTTGCGCGCGCCCCCGGCGTCGGTCCGAAGGTAGCCGTGCGCATCGTGACCGAGCTCAAGAACAAGGCGCCCGCCTTTGCCGGCGAGATGTCGGCCTCGATCGGCTTCAAGCAGGAGCTCGGCGAGGGGGGCGCCTCGGCACCGGTCGCGGATGCGGTCTCCGCGCTGACCAATCTCGGCTATTCGCGCGACCAGGCGGCAAATGCCGTTGCCGCGGCCCTGAAGAATGGCGGGGAAGGCGGCGACAGTGCCAAGCTGATCCGGCTCGGCTTGAAGGAGCTGGCGCGATGA
- the ruvC gene encoding crossover junction endodeoxyribonuclease RuvC, which translates to MQTTIRIIGIDPGLRRTGWGIIETLGNSLRFVASGTVTSDGDKDLASRLCELHDGLADVVHGFQPHEAAVEQTFVNKDATATLKLGQARGIAMLVPARAGLRVAEYAPNAVKKAVIGVGHGEKQQIHMMLKVLMPKAEFKGNDAADALAIAICHAHNRQAITSRLAALAG; encoded by the coding sequence ATGCAGACTACGATTCGCATTATCGGCATCGATCCGGGCCTGAGGCGCACCGGCTGGGGCATAATCGAGACGCTGGGCAACTCGCTGCGCTTCGTCGCTTCCGGCACGGTGACGTCGGACGGCGACAAAGACCTCGCGTCCCGCCTCTGTGAGCTGCATGACGGGCTCGCCGATGTGGTGCACGGCTTCCAGCCGCACGAAGCAGCAGTCGAGCAGACCTTTGTCAACAAGGATGCGACCGCGACCCTGAAGCTCGGCCAGGCGCGCGGCATCGCCATGCTGGTTCCCGCGCGGGCGGGCCTGCGCGTCGCCGAATACGCGCCGAACGCCGTCAAGAAGGCGGTGATCGGCGTGGGCCATGGCGAGAAGCAGCAGATCCACATGATGCTGAAGGTGCTGATGCCGAAGGCCGAGTTCAAGGGCAACGACGCTGCCGACGCGCTTGCCATCGCGATCTGCCACGCCCATAACCGCCAGGCTATCACCAGCCGTCTGGCGGCGCTTGCGGGGTAA
- a CDS encoding LLM class flavin-dependent oxidoreductase: MAPFSILDLSPITEGGSVAQSLENSRQLAIAAEENGYKRFWLAEHHGMKGIASAATSLVIAHVASATRTIRVGSGGIMLPNHSPLVIAEQFGTLAALFPGRIDLGLGRAPGTDMRTAQALRRNMEASASNFPNDVVELRALLGPVAEDQKVIAVPGADSNVPVWLLGSSHFSAHLAGMLGLPFAFASHFAPDMLLSALEIYRERFTPSPELDRPHVMVGIMGVAADTDEEANYLFTSMQQSFAALRRNARGRFPPPVKSMDGLWSPDEKTFVDHAMAYAAVGGPETVRRKIASFLDLTKADELIISMPIFDMDARLRSLRLFAEVKRSLAAS; the protein is encoded by the coding sequence ATGGCCCCCTTCTCCATCCTCGACCTGTCGCCGATCACCGAAGGCGGCAGCGTCGCGCAATCGCTCGAGAACTCCCGCCAGCTGGCAATCGCGGCCGAAGAGAACGGGTACAAGCGCTTTTGGCTGGCCGAGCATCACGGCATGAAGGGCATTGCCAGCGCGGCAACGTCGCTCGTCATTGCGCATGTCGCATCGGCGACGCGGACGATCCGAGTCGGATCGGGCGGCATCATGCTGCCCAACCATTCACCGTTGGTGATCGCCGAACAGTTCGGCACCCTGGCAGCGCTTTTTCCCGGCCGCATCGATCTCGGCCTTGGCCGCGCGCCGGGCACGGACATGCGTACCGCGCAGGCATTGCGGCGCAACATGGAGGCGAGCGCCAGCAATTTCCCCAACGATGTCGTCGAGCTTCGGGCACTGCTCGGTCCGGTCGCCGAGGACCAGAAGGTCATCGCCGTGCCCGGTGCCGATTCCAACGTGCCGGTCTGGCTGCTGGGCTCCAGCCATTTCAGTGCCCATCTTGCCGGCATGCTGGGGCTTCCCTTCGCCTTCGCCTCGCATTTCGCCCCGGACATGCTGCTCTCCGCGCTCGAGATCTATCGCGAACGCTTCACGCCCTCGCCCGAGCTCGACCGGCCGCATGTGATGGTCGGCATCATGGGCGTCGCTGCCGACACGGATGAGGAGGCAAACTATCTCTTCACCTCGATGCAGCAGTCCTTCGCAGCGCTCCGCCGCAACGCCCGCGGCCGCTTTCCGCCTCCGGTGAAGTCGATGGATGGCCTGTGGAGCCCGGATGAGAAGACCTTCGTGGATCACGCCATGGCCTATGCGGCGGTCGGCGGTCCCGAGACCGTCCGCCGGAAGATCGCATCCTTCCTCGATCTCACCAAGGCCGACGAACTGATCATCTCCATGCCGATCTTCGACATGGATGCGCGGCTTCGCTCGCTGAGGCTCTTCGCCGAGGTGAAGCGGAGCCTTGCCGCCAGTTAA
- a CDS encoding dihydrodipicolinate synthase family protein — MSKRIAGIIPVMITPFGPDGKIDWGGYEALIEWYIANGSEALFAVCQSSEMRFLSLEERVDLSRFTVEKVAGRIPVVSSGHISESLDDQITELMAIADTGADAVILVSNRLAPETAGAAEVRASFDALLAALPKDVPLGLYECPAPYRRLLTDDEIDFCAQSGRFILLKDVSCDLDTVKRRATIAENTPFLICNANAAIAYAAMQVTGAGFCGVMNNFHPDLYRWLQDHGAEYPELADELAVFLVLSAQTEPMGYPKLAKLYHKRLGTFADTSSRAVPYDLHERYWALEAVIDRIVQGTDMFRARIGAASSAAV; from the coding sequence GTGAGCAAACGCATCGCCGGAATCATTCCCGTCATGATCACGCCTTTCGGCCCTGACGGAAAAATTGATTGGGGCGGCTATGAGGCCTTGATCGAGTGGTACATCGCCAATGGTTCGGAGGCGCTTTTCGCGGTCTGCCAGTCCTCCGAAATGCGGTTTCTGTCGCTCGAAGAGCGCGTGGATCTCTCACGCTTCACCGTCGAAAAGGTTGCCGGCCGCATTCCGGTGGTGTCCTCCGGGCACATTTCCGAAAGCCTCGATGATCAGATCACCGAGCTTATGGCCATTGCCGATACCGGCGCGGATGCGGTGATCCTCGTGTCGAACCGGCTGGCCCCGGAGACGGCCGGTGCGGCGGAGGTGCGCGCGTCGTTCGATGCGTTGCTCGCAGCCCTGCCGAAGGACGTGCCGCTCGGCCTCTATGAATGTCCGGCGCCCTATCGCCGGCTTCTCACCGATGATGAGATCGATTTCTGCGCGCAGTCGGGCCGCTTCATCCTGCTGAAGGATGTCTCCTGCGATCTCGATACCGTCAAGCGCAGGGCGACAATCGCCGAAAATACGCCATTCCTCATCTGTAACGCCAATGCCGCGATCGCCTATGCGGCCATGCAGGTGACCGGCGCCGGCTTCTGCGGAGTGATGAACAATTTCCACCCGGATCTGTACCGCTGGCTGCAGGATCATGGGGCGGAATATCCCGAGCTCGCCGACGAACTCGCGGTTTTCCTGGTACTTTCGGCGCAGACGGAACCGATGGGTTATCCGAAGCTCGCAAAGCTTTACCACAAGCGGCTCGGCACCTTTGCCGATACGTCCAGCCGCGCCGTGCCCTATGACCTCCACGAGAGATACTGGGCGCTCGAGGCCGTCATCGACCGGATCGTCCAGGGAACGGACATGTTCCGCGCCAGGATCGGAGCTGCAAGCAGCGCCGCCGTTTAA
- a CDS encoding TRAP transporter large permease has translation MSVALSLCLLVILVLAAIGTPVAYSILVGSIVYLTVKGQDVAIAGEQMASGLYDSFVLLAVPLFIVAANIMNAGTISERLLKFCVATVGRFRGGLGHVNVVSSIIFSGMSGSAVADAAGVGRIVTEMMRKSGHYSRGYAAALTAASATIGPIIPPSIPMVLYALVSNTSVGYLFLGGVTPGLTMGAVLMGMNILYAHRRGIAADETVPLREVPRLTLQAFPVLLMPAILLYGIYGGIATPTEAAAIAAAYALLLATVFYRSLTLKAFYEVLVDSARPSASVGLVIGGALVLNYIVASENIGTTIAQSLAGINVSPLAFMLGINLLLLALGCVLDASTIILVIIPLFIPTCRELGIDLVYFGVVAVVNTMIGLVTPPYGILLFVINATTRIPLAEIIREIWAFVAALILALIMMILFPDIILWLPRLLGYAG, from the coding sequence GTGAGCGTTGCCCTTTCCCTCTGCCTCCTCGTCATTCTCGTGCTTGCCGCCATCGGCACACCCGTCGCCTATTCCATCCTGGTCGGCTCCATCGTCTATCTTACGGTGAAGGGCCAGGACGTGGCGATCGCCGGCGAACAGATGGCCTCCGGCCTCTACGACAGTTTCGTCCTGCTCGCGGTGCCGCTTTTCATTGTAGCCGCCAACATCATGAATGCAGGGACGATCTCCGAGCGGCTCCTGAAGTTCTGCGTGGCGACCGTCGGGCGGTTTCGCGGCGGGCTCGGTCATGTGAACGTCGTCTCGTCGATCATCTTCTCCGGCATGTCGGGGTCGGCGGTCGCCGATGCGGCGGGTGTCGGGCGCATCGTCACCGAGATGATGAGGAAGAGCGGTCACTATTCGCGCGGCTATGCAGCAGCGCTGACGGCGGCCTCCGCCACCATCGGCCCGATCATTCCCCCGTCGATCCCGATGGTTCTTTATGCGCTCGTATCCAACACGTCCGTCGGTTACCTCTTCCTCGGCGGCGTTACGCCCGGGCTCACGATGGGCGCAGTGCTGATGGGCATGAACATCCTCTACGCACACCGGCGCGGCATCGCTGCCGACGAAACGGTGCCCTTGCGCGAAGTTCCGCGCCTCACCCTCCAGGCCTTCCCGGTTCTTTTGATGCCGGCGATCCTGCTTTATGGCATCTATGGCGGTATCGCCACGCCCACGGAAGCTGCGGCGATAGCCGCCGCCTATGCGCTGCTGTTGGCGACCGTGTTCTACCGTTCGCTGACGCTGAAGGCCTTCTACGAGGTGCTCGTGGACAGCGCCCGCCCGTCCGCCTCCGTGGGGCTGGTGATCGGCGGCGCCCTGGTGCTGAACTATATCGTGGCGTCGGAGAATATCGGCACGACGATCGCCCAGTCGCTCGCCGGCATCAACGTGTCGCCGCTTGCCTTCATGCTCGGCATCAATCTGCTGCTGCTTGCCCTCGGCTGCGTGCTCGACGCCTCGACCATCATCCTCGTCATCATTCCGCTGTTCATTCCCACCTGCCGGGAACTCGGCATCGACCTCGTCTATTTCGGCGTGGTCGCGGTGGTGAACACGATGATCGGGCTCGTCACGCCGCCCTACGGAATCCTGCTTTTCGTCATCAATGCGACGACAAGAATTCCGCTTGCCGAGATCATCCGCGAAATCTGGGCTTTCGTCGCGGCGCTCATCCTCGCGCTCATCATGATGATCCTGTTTCCCGACATTATTCTCTGGCTGCCTCGCCTTCTGGGCTATGCCGGCTGA
- a CDS encoding TRAP transporter small permease has product MTGLFKGLRKGAEAVGALMMLALFATFLLQILSRYVMDQAFGWTLELCLILWVWIVFFGCAFFVRNEDHITFDLLYRSASRGPRRAMAAISALAIVAGLAWSLLPTWDWIDFLRIKRSPTLRVPMRDVYVIYAVFLVAVIAAYAWRLFRILKEGVAGDDAPEHDEVRS; this is encoded by the coding sequence ATGACCGGCCTTTTCAAGGGATTGCGAAAAGGGGCGGAAGCCGTCGGCGCGCTGATGATGCTGGCCCTTTTTGCCACCTTCCTGCTGCAGATACTCTCCCGCTACGTCATGGACCAGGCTTTCGGCTGGACGCTGGAGCTCTGCCTGATCCTGTGGGTGTGGATCGTGTTCTTCGGCTGCGCCTTCTTCGTGCGCAACGAGGACCACATAACCTTCGATCTCCTCTACCGTTCGGCTTCGCGCGGACCGCGGCGTGCCATGGCCGCGATCTCGGCTTTGGCGATCGTCGCGGGCCTCGCCTGGTCGCTGTTGCCCACCTGGGACTGGATCGATTTCCTCCGCATCAAGAGAAGCCCGACCCTGCGTGTGCCCATGCGTGACGTGTATGTCATCTATGCCGTGTTTCTCGTCGCCGTCATCGCTGCCTATGCGTGGAGGCTTTTCCGGATATTGAAGGAAGGGGTCGCAGGCGATGATGCGCCCGAACATGACGAGGTCCGGTCGTGA
- a CDS encoding sialic acid TRAP transporter substrate-binding protein SiaP encodes MKTKFTRRSVLAMSAAAAALPLISRTVLAADKPVLRLSTPASDTDQRSVALMEKFAPGIADFATFEPHWNATLFKQGTELEAIARGNLEMAITSAQELAVFLPEFSIFSAGYVHKDAAHQVKVFNDPLMDPLKQKVEDELGVKLLTVMYLGRRQLNLRKSKDELTVTTPADLKGVTLRMPGTDAWQFLGKALGANPVPMAFTEIYTGLQTGAIDGQDNPLPTVVDAKFYEVTKQICMTSHLVDLNYLAISKKTFDGFSEEQQAALQKAADDAAEFGRQNQLKKEDELVAFLKEKGLEIYEPDIAAFRDHVQKMFLESEFAAAWPDGMLDKINALAG; translated from the coding sequence ATGAAGACGAAATTCACGCGCCGTTCCGTGCTTGCCATGTCGGCGGCGGCCGCCGCCTTGCCGTTGATCTCGCGGACGGTTCTTGCCGCGGACAAGCCGGTCCTCCGGCTCTCGACACCTGCATCCGATACCGATCAGCGCTCCGTCGCGCTGATGGAGAAATTCGCGCCGGGCATTGCCGATTTCGCTACCTTCGAGCCGCACTGGAACGCGACGCTGTTCAAGCAGGGCACCGAACTCGAGGCGATTGCCCGCGGCAATCTGGAGATGGCGATCACCTCGGCACAGGAACTCGCCGTGTTCCTGCCGGAATTCTCAATCTTTTCGGCCGGCTACGTGCACAAGGACGCGGCGCATCAGGTTAAGGTCTTCAACGACCCGCTGATGGATCCGCTGAAGCAAAAGGTCGAGGACGAGCTCGGCGTCAAACTGCTGACGGTCATGTATCTCGGTCGTCGCCAGCTCAATCTGCGCAAGTCCAAGGACGAACTCACCGTGACGACGCCCGCGGATCTCAAGGGCGTGACCCTGCGCATGCCCGGGACCGATGCCTGGCAGTTCCTCGGAAAGGCGCTCGGCGCCAATCCGGTGCCGATGGCCTTCACCGAAATCTATACAGGACTCCAGACGGGCGCGATCGACGGGCAGGACAATCCGCTGCCGACGGTGGTGGACGCGAAGTTCTACGAAGTCACCAAACAGATTTGCATGACCTCGCATCTGGTCGACCTCAATTACCTGGCGATTTCCAAGAAAACATTCGACGGCTTCTCCGAGGAGCAGCAAGCGGCGCTGCAAAAGGCCGCCGACGACGCCGCGGAATTCGGCCGCCAGAACCAGCTCAAGAAGGAAGACGAACTCGTCGCCTTCCTGAAGGAGAAGGGGCTCGAGATTTACGAGCCGGATATCGCGGCCTTCCGGGACCACGTGCAGAAGATGTTCCTCGAGAGCGAATTCGCCGCCGCATGGCCTGACGGCATGCTGGACAAGATCAACGCGCTCGCGGGCTGA
- a CDS encoding GntR family transcriptional regulator: MSDAVLHADDLNQQGGQRPPGHAPLRQAAYDRIEDLLNEGVLKPGQVVSQRELVEKTGATLGAVRETIPRLEAEGLLQTLPKRGLMVPSLDIAFVRDAYQLRAMIEMSAVPHALKFLQAEEIDAWIAAHQEARTSLDCAADPDLSSRLQRLDWAMHARLVGMMGNALIDNVYRVTAIKIRMAVQSRIRVTPSNALRVIGEHLAFLEAMRDGRETDAIAALKKHIDNSLTLALGGSL; encoded by the coding sequence ATGAGCGACGCAGTGCTTCACGCTGACGATCTCAATCAGCAGGGCGGACAACGGCCTCCCGGCCACGCGCCCTTGCGTCAGGCGGCCTATGATCGCATCGAAGACCTGCTGAACGAAGGCGTTCTCAAACCCGGGCAGGTGGTTTCGCAGCGCGAACTCGTCGAGAAGACGGGGGCGACCCTCGGTGCCGTTCGCGAGACGATCCCGCGCCTCGAGGCCGAAGGCCTGCTCCAGACGCTTCCCAAGCGCGGCCTGATGGTGCCGAGCCTCGACATCGCCTTCGTGCGCGATGCCTATCAGTTGCGTGCGATGATCGAGATGAGCGCGGTGCCCCACGCGCTCAAATTCCTGCAGGCCGAAGAGATCGACGCCTGGATTGCGGCGCATCAGGAGGCGCGCACGAGCCTAGATTGCGCGGCCGACCCCGACCTGTCGAGCCGGTTGCAGAGGCTGGACTGGGCCATGCATGCCCGGCTGGTCGGCATGATGGGGAATGCCCTGATCGATAATGTCTACCGGGTGACGGCGATCAAGATACGCATGGCGGTGCAGTCGCGCATCCGGGTGACGCCTTCCAACGCCTTACGCGTGATCGGGGAACATCTGGCGTTTCTCGAAGCCATGCGGGACGGCAGGGAGACCGACGCGATTGCGGCCCTGAAGAAGCACATCGACAATTCGCTGACGCTTGCCCTCGGAGGCAGCCTCTGA
- a CDS encoding YebC/PmpR family DNA-binding transcriptional regulator, with amino-acid sequence MAGHSQFKNIMHRKGRQDAVRSKMFSKLAREITVAAKTGLPDPGMNPRLRLAIQNAKAQSMPKDNIERAIKKAAGGDAENYEEVRYEGYGPGGVAVIVEALTDNRNRTASNVRSIFTKAGGALGETGSVSFSFDRVGEITYKLDAGDADAVMEAAIEAGADDVTTDEDGHTVICGFEDIGEVSKALEGALGEAETVKAIWKPQNTVPVDEEKAQSLMKLIDNLEDDDDVQNVYSNFEVSDEVLEKLSA; translated from the coding sequence ATGGCTGGCCATTCACAGTTCAAGAACATCATGCACCGCAAGGGCCGTCAGGATGCGGTGCGCTCGAAAATGTTTTCCAAGCTGGCGCGCGAAATCACCGTCGCCGCGAAGACCGGCCTGCCCGACCCGGGCATGAACCCGCGCCTCAGGCTGGCGATCCAGAACGCCAAGGCGCAGTCGATGCCGAAGGACAACATCGAGCGTGCGATCAAGAAGGCTGCCGGCGGCGATGCGGAGAACTACGAGGAAGTCCGCTACGAAGGCTACGGACCGGGCGGCGTCGCAGTCATCGTCGAAGCGCTGACCGACAACCGCAACCGCACCGCCTCCAATGTCCGCTCTATCTTCACCAAGGCCGGCGGCGCACTCGGCGAAACCGGTTCGGTCTCCTTCTCCTTCGACCGGGTCGGCGAGATCACCTACAAGCTCGACGCCGGCGACGCCGACGCCGTGATGGAAGCCGCGATCGAAGCCGGCGCCGACGATGTCACCACGGACGAGGACGGCCACACCGTCATTTGCGGTTTCGAGGATATCGGCGAGGTCTCGAAGGCGCTTGAAGGCGCGCTCGGCGAAGCCGAAACTGTCAAGGCGATCTGGAAGCCGCAGAATACCGTGCCGGTAGACGAGGAAAAGGCACAGTCGCTGATGAAGCTGATCGACAACCTCGAAGACGATGACGACGTCCAGAATGTCTATTCGAACTTCGAAGTCTCCGACGAGGTGCTGGAGAAGCTTTCGGCCTGA
- a CDS encoding MBL fold metallo-hydrolase yields MLLRYFAYVLAAIWLVHVFWSERAAAQESQAPVSQCQAIAQATPAAIFVGFAAPPAIPAAATEGEVSITFLGHSTFLIETPGGISIATDYNGWFRTALPPTVVTMNRAHSSHYTLTPDPAIPHVLHGWGENGEPADHDLVVGDAYIRNVPTDIRSGFGGMEPNGNSIFIFEVAGLCIGHLGHLHYELDDSHYRAIGRLDVLMVPVDGGLTMGAESMSRVVTRLRSALILPMHRRPLVNDFLAMFGDDYDKSYAAGDSVRVSLRSLPKKPLIYVLQGV; encoded by the coding sequence ATGCTGCTGCGATACTTTGCCTATGTTCTCGCCGCCATATGGCTCGTCCATGTTTTCTGGTCCGAGCGGGCCGCTGCGCAAGAATCGCAGGCGCCCGTCAGCCAGTGCCAGGCAATCGCGCAGGCGACACCGGCGGCGATCTTCGTCGGCTTTGCGGCGCCGCCGGCCATTCCCGCCGCGGCGACGGAGGGGGAGGTGAGCATCACCTTTCTCGGCCACTCGACCTTCCTCATCGAAACGCCTGGCGGCATCTCGATCGCCACCGACTATAACGGCTGGTTCCGTACGGCATTGCCGCCGACGGTCGTGACGATGAACAGGGCCCATTCGAGCCACTACACGCTGACGCCGGATCCGGCGATCCCCCATGTGCTGCACGGCTGGGGCGAAAACGGCGAGCCGGCCGATCACGACCTCGTCGTCGGCGACGCCTATATCCGCAACGTCCCGACCGACATTCGCTCCGGCTTCGGCGGCATGGAGCCGAACGGCAATTCGATCTTCATCTTCGAGGTGGCCGGCCTCTGCATCGGCCATCTCGGACACCTGCATTACGAACTCGACGATAGCCATTATCGCGCGATCGGCCGGCTCGATGTGCTGATGGTGCCGGTCGATGGCGGCTTGACCATGGGCGCGGAAAGCATGAGCCGGGTCGTCACCCGGCTGCGGTCGGCCTTGATCCTGCCGATGCACCGGAGGCCGTTGGTCAACGATTTCCTGGCGATGTTCGGCGACGATTACGACAAGAGCTATGCCGCCGGAGACAGCGTGAGGGTCTCCCTGCGCTCGCTTCCCAAGAAGCCGCTGATCTATGTCCTGCAGGGGGTATGA